TTCAGCTATGGGGATGTTCGGGTTGGTAATGATTTTTGCACCAGCTATCGGCCCTACATTATCTGGATGGATTATTCAGCATTATGAATGGCCTGTTCTATTCTTTATGATTGCACCAATCGCCGTATTGGTGTTCATTCTTGCCTTCTTCAAATTGCATGATCCTAAAAAAGATGTGGCTATTAAGATCGATATTCTATCTGTAGTTTTATCAGCGATTGGGTTCGGGGGTCTTCTATACGGCTTCAGTTCCGCTGGGAATAAAGGATGGGATGATCCAATGGTCTACTCCGCCCTTATTATCGGGGCGATTGGATTAGTAATATTCATTATGCGCCAGATGAAGATGAAGGAGCCTATGCTTAACTTCAGAGTGTACAAATATCCGATGTTCGCTTTATCCTCAGCGATTTCGATTACTCTGAATATGGCAATGTTCTCGGCGATGATGCTAATGCCGATTTACCTGCAAAATATTAGAGGGATTTCACCACTGGATTCGGGACTTCTAATGTTGCCTGGTGCGTTAATTATGGGGGTTATGTCACCAATCACAGGTAAATTGTTCGATAAATTCGGCGGTAAAGTATTAGCACTTATCGGTCTAGCCATTGTAGTGACTAGTACGTATTTCTTCAGTGATTTGACTGAAACGACTAAATATTCGACATTGATGATTCTATACTCTGTGAGAATGTTAGGGATCTCTATGGTTATGATGCCTGTTATGACCAATGGTTTGAATTCCATTCCGGCTAAATATACACCGCATGGTACAGCCATGAACAGTACGATTCAGCAAGTCTCGGGGGCTATTGGCGGAGCGCTGCTCGTAACAATCATGTCCAACAGTACCACTTCACATGTGAAGGATATGGTCGCTGAAGCTGTAAGTAAATTAACGGCTAAGCCTTCGGCAGACCAATTGCTTGGTATACAAAATCAAGTCATTGCGAAAGCAACTATTGAGGGGATTAATGATGCATTCTTAGTATCAGTAGGCGTAGCCATCATTGCATTTATTCTTGCTTTCTTTATTAAAAGAGGCATACAGCCTAAGGAAACGGTAGAAGAGAAAGTGACTTCAAAGCAAGTAGCTGCTAAGCAAGTTGCAACGCATTAGTTCTATGTGATCTGTTATTCAAAAAGGCGCTCACCTTAAGGTGGGCGCTTTCTTTTAAATATAAGGATTTATAAGCTGCGCAACTATAATATCCTTATACTTGTCTTATCGAATTAGTTCTGGTGCATCTTGGATGACCGTGATGGAGTCATTTCCTCCTACATAAATTCTATTGGTGAGCGGGTTTAGCACAGTGCTGCCTGAAACTGAAGGGAATCGTGCGAGTCTTTTAAACGTG
The window above is part of the Paenibacillus sp. FSL K6-0276 genome. Proteins encoded here:
- a CDS encoding DHA2 family efflux MFS transporter permease subunit, giving the protein MKAKESKASYGILAILMIGAFVALLSNTLLNIALPTIMKDFDVSASTVQWLSTGYMLVNGIMIPSTAFLIQKYTARRLFLIAIGLFAIGTFIGGLAPSFPVLLIARMVQASGAAIMMPLLMNVLFTTFPPEKRGSAMGMFGLVMIFAPAIGPTLSGWIIQHYEWPVLFFMIAPIAVLVFILAFFKLHDPKKDVAIKIDILSVVLSAIGFGGLLYGFSSAGNKGWDDPMVYSALIIGAIGLVIFIMRQMKMKEPMLNFRVYKYPMFALSSAISITLNMAMFSAMMLMPIYLQNIRGISPLDSGLLMLPGALIMGVMSPITGKLFDKFGGKVLALIGLAIVVTSTYFFSDLTETTKYSTLMILYSVRMLGISMVMMPVMTNGLNSIPAKYTPHGTAMNSTIQQVSGAIGGALLVTIMSNSTTSHVKDMVAEAVSKLTAKPSADQLLGIQNQVIAKATIEGINDAFLVSVGVAIIAFILAFFIKRGIQPKETVEEKVTSKQVAAKQVATH